The Maribacter aquivivus DNA window ATTGCCTCTTTTTAAGGCAACACGGGTTAATCCTCCTTTTAAAACAAATTCTTTATCCTTTCCTAGAACAGTAAACGTTCTTAAATCTACGTGTCTTTGTTCAAAAGATTCTGTGTCGTCTATATAAGTTGGGTGAACAGATAATGACATAATAGGTTGAGCAACATATTTTCTAGGGCTAGCTTTAACTTCAGCTTTAACCTTTTCTATTTCTGCTTTGGTGAGCTTGTTTCCTATTGAAATACCATAGCCGCCAGCTTCATCTACTGGTTTAATAACAAGTTCATGAATATGTTCAAGAACATATTTTAATTCATCGGATCTGCTACAATGGTAGGTGTGTACATTATTTAATATAGGTTCTTCGTCTAAATAGTACTTTATGATCTGTGGCATATAAGTGTACACCGCTTTGTCATCTGCCACACCTGTACCAGGAGCATTTGCTAAAGTGACATTGCCTTTTTTATAAGCGGCGAACAAACCTGGTACACCAAGTACAGAATCTGGGTTAAATTCTAAGGGGTCTATAAATTGATCATCTATTCTGCGGTATATAACATCGACTCTTTCTGGTCCCTTAATAGTTTTCATATATACAAAATCGTTTTCCACAAAAAGATCGCGACCTTCTACTAATTCTACACCCATTGTTTTAGCTAAATATGAATGCTCATAAAATGCCGAGTTGTACATGCCAGGGGTAATGACCACTACATTAGGTATATCTACCCCTTTAGGTTTAGCTGATTCTAAAAGCTCTAAAAGGTTTTCTGCGTAATTGGTAACTGTATGTGTTTGGTAGTGATTGAATACTCCAAACAGGGCTTTTTTAAGTGCTGTTCGGTTACATATAACATAGCTTACGCCAGAGGGGCATCTTATATTATCTTCAAGAACATAATATTTACCGTCGTTATGTTTAATAACATCTGTACCTGAAATGTGATTGTATATTCCGCCCGGTGGATTTACACCGTTCATTTGATCCAAGTAATTCGCAGAAGATGTTATAAGGTCTATAGGAACGACTTTATCTTTTAAAATTTTCTTGTCATGATAAATATCCCATAGAAATAAATTTAAAGCTTTACTTCTTTGTATAGATCCACGTTCTATAATATCCCATTCTACCGGGTCAATTATTCGAGGGAATAAGTCGAAAGGAAAAATTTTCTCTTGTACATTATTATCGCCATATACTTGAAAAGTAATTCCTTGATTAAAAAAAGAAGATTTGGCTTTGTTATTTAATGAGACATAATCAATAATCGAATGTTCACCATAAAGCTTAAATAGTTTTTGGTACACCTCCTTGATTTTTCCGTCCTTATCATAGATTTCATCATATAAATCTGGATTTCTTTGATAAGAAGAAAAAATTTGATTCTCAATGTTGGTCATAGATTTTCTTTTGTTAAAAGGTACATGATAAAAAGCAATAAACAATTGACATTTTTATAATAATCAACAGTATTTTTCTTTATTCTGTAAATATTCGATAGCTTTTTTAACAAGTATAGTATTTATAATTTAGTTGGGTCCTCTTGTTTTACATTCATTAGTTTTTCTATACTTTTAAGCAAAACTTATAGAAAATGAGAAAGAATTACGCACTTCTGCTTGTGTTGGTGTTACTATCCTTTAATACGCTATCAGCGCAGTTTAGTGATCAAAAGAAAAATTTTGTTAAATATGAAGGTCTTTATGATTTTTATTATGATGGCGATACCGACAAAATTTATTTAGAAGTTGATAATTTAAATGAAGAATTTTTATATGTCTACTCTTTAAGTAGTGGTATAGGAAGTAATGATATTGGTTTAGATCGTGGTCAATTAGGTGATGAACAAGTAGTATTTTTTAAGAAAGCAGGTAACAAGCTATTGTTGGTTCAGCCGAATATGAAGTATAGGGCGATTACCGATAATGAATTAGAGCGTAAATCTGTAGAGCAGGCCTTTGCTAAATCAGTTTTATTCGGTTTCCCAATTGTAGAAGAGAAAAATGGTACGTATGTTATTGATATTACTGATTTTTTAATGCAAGATGCTCATGGTGTGTCTAACCGTTTAAAAAGAACAGAACAAGGTTCATATAGTTTAGATAAATCTAAAAGTGCATTTGCTCTTGATAGAACTAAAGCGTTCCCTAAAAATGTAGAGTTTGATGTTACCATGACTTTTAAGGGTGAAGCTAAAGGAGGGTATATTAGAAGTGTTGCACCAAATGCAAATTTGGTTACGGTTGCAGAACATCATTCTTTTATTGAGTTACCAGATAATAAATATGAAAAACGTGTATTTGACCCAAGATCAGGTTCTTCTCCTTTTAATTATTACGATTACGCAACGCCAGTAGAATCTAATATATTAAAGCAATTTATAAGAAGACACCGTTTAGAGAAAAAAGATCCTACGGCAACAGTTAGTGAAGCGGTTGAGCCAATTATTTATTATTTAGACAATGGTACGCCTGAACCTGTACGCTCTGCACTTTTAGAAGGTGGTCGTTGGTGGAACCAAGCTTTTGAAGCAATTGGTTATAAAGATGCTTTTCAATTAAAAATGTTACCAGACGATGCCGATCCTTTAGATGTGCGTTACAATGTAATTCAATGGGTGCACAGGTCAACAAGAGGGTGGAGCTATGGTAGTAGTATTACTGATCCAAGAACTGGAGAGATAATGAAAGGTCATGTAAGTTTAGGTAGTTTAAGAATTCGTCAAGATTTTTTAATTGCCCAAGCATTAATGAATAAGGCTTTTGCTGAGCGAGATGATAACTACCAGCCAATGTTAGAAATGGCTATTGCGCGTATTCGTCAGCTGTCAGCTCATGAAATAGGACATACATTGGGTTTTGCACATAACTATGCGGCGAGCACTACTAATAAGTCATCGGTTATGGATTATCCGCATCCGCAGTTTTCATTAATAAATGGTGAAGTAAATTTTGCAAAAGCCTATGAAGTAGGAATGGGGGATTGGGATAAGGTTACGGTGGCTTATTCATATCAGAATTTTAATGAAGGTGAAAATGAAATAGAAGGTCTGAACAAAATTTTGGATAAAGCCAAGACTGACGGACTACGTTATATTACAGATCAAGATGCACGACCACAAGGTAGTGCCCATGTGTTGGCCCATTTATGGGATAACGGCACAAATGTTAGTAAAGAATTAGATGATATGTTAAAGCTGCGTAAAGTGGCTATAGCTAATTTTTCTGCGGATAATATTCAAGATGGTACGCCATATTCGGTTTTAGAAGATGTATTTGTACCACTTTATTTCTTTCATAGGTACCAGACGGAAGGTGTAGCGAAGGTTATAGGAGGATTAGAATACAACTATGCCATAAAAGGAGATGGACAAGAAGTTGTTGCTATTGCAGATAAAGCAATGCAAGAAGAAGCGTTAAAAGTTGTTTTAAAGACTTTGGATGCAAATGAAATAGCAATACCTAAAGATAAATTAAGCTTGTTTCCACCACGTGCTTTTGGTACGCCTAGAACAAGAGAATCTATTAATGGTAAAACTGGAGTTTCTTTTGATGCGCTTTCTGCCGTAGAAACTGCCTCAGATATGACATTAACTTTTTTATTACATCCAGAGAAAGCATCAAGACTAATTCAGCAAAAAGCAATTGCTACAGATAATGTTGGTTTGGATGAGGTTTTAGATAAATTGATAGCAGCTACTATTAATAAGAAGCAGAAAGATGCTTATTTGAGCGAAGCCCAGACCATCATTAATTTTAGAGTGCTATTTCATATTATGAATTTGGCAGGGCATACAAATGTTCATCCGCAGGTAAATGCGATTGCATCTCAAAAATTAAATGAGTTGAATATTCAATTGATTAAAGATTCTGGCTCAAATG harbors:
- a CDS encoding zinc-dependent metalloprotease, translated to MRKNYALLLVLVLLSFNTLSAQFSDQKKNFVKYEGLYDFYYDGDTDKIYLEVDNLNEEFLYVYSLSSGIGSNDIGLDRGQLGDEQVVFFKKAGNKLLLVQPNMKYRAITDNELERKSVEQAFAKSVLFGFPIVEEKNGTYVIDITDFLMQDAHGVSNRLKRTEQGSYSLDKSKSAFALDRTKAFPKNVEFDVTMTFKGEAKGGYIRSVAPNANLVTVAEHHSFIELPDNKYEKRVFDPRSGSSPFNYYDYATPVESNILKQFIRRHRLEKKDPTATVSEAVEPIIYYLDNGTPEPVRSALLEGGRWWNQAFEAIGYKDAFQLKMLPDDADPLDVRYNVIQWVHRSTRGWSYGSSITDPRTGEIMKGHVSLGSLRIRQDFLIAQALMNKAFAERDDNYQPMLEMAIARIRQLSAHEIGHTLGFAHNYAASTTNKSSVMDYPHPQFSLINGEVNFAKAYEVGMGDWDKVTVAYSYQNFNEGENEIEGLNKILDKAKTDGLRYITDQDARPQGSAHVLAHLWDNGTNVSKELDDMLKLRKVAIANFSADNIQDGTPYSVLEDVFVPLYFFHRYQTEGVAKVIGGLEYNYAIKGDGQEVVAIADKAMQEEALKVVLKTLDANEIAIPKDKLSLFPPRAFGTPRTRESINGKTGVSFDALSAVETASDMTLTFLLHPEKASRLIQQKAIATDNVGLDEVLDKLIAATINKKQKDAYLSEAQTIINFRVLFHIMNLAGHTNVHPQVNAIASQKLNELNIQLIKDSGSNAISAEMVKRIKTFGEHPELFKVIPSPKIPDGSPIGMSCFH
- a CDS encoding circularly permuted type 2 ATP-grasp protein, with the protein product MTNIENQIFSSYQRNPDLYDEIYDKDGKIKEVYQKLFKLYGEHSIIDYVSLNNKAKSSFFNQGITFQVYGDNNVQEKIFPFDLFPRIIDPVEWDIIERGSIQRSKALNLFLWDIYHDKKILKDKVVPIDLITSSANYLDQMNGVNPPGGIYNHISGTDVIKHNDGKYYVLEDNIRCPSGVSYVICNRTALKKALFGVFNHYQTHTVTNYAENLLELLESAKPKGVDIPNVVVITPGMYNSAFYEHSYLAKTMGVELVEGRDLFVENDFVYMKTIKGPERVDVIYRRIDDQFIDPLEFNPDSVLGVPGLFAAYKKGNVTLANAPGTGVADDKAVYTYMPQIIKYYLDEEPILNNVHTYHCSRSDELKYVLEHIHELVIKPVDEAGGYGISIGNKLTKAEIEKVKAEVKASPRKYVAQPIMSLSVHPTYIDDTESFEQRHVDLRTFTVLGKDKEFVLKGGLTRVALKRGNLIVNSSQGGGSKDTWVLKK